The DNA sequence GTTCGGCAAAGGCCTGGAAAGCCTCATGCGCCCCGGCGTAACGCACGCCGCCGCCGCAAATCAACAATGGCCGCTGCTTGCGCGCCAGCAGTGCCGCCGCCTGCGCCAGACGGGACGCATCCGGCGGACGACGTTCCAGATGGTGTACCCGGCGCTGGAAAAAGGCCGCCGGATAATCCCAGGCTTGCCCCTGTACATCCTGTGGCAAACACAGTGTCACCGCTCCGGTATCGGCCGGGTCAGTCAGCACCCGCATGGCATTGAGCAACGCGCTCATCAGTTGCTCGGGGCGGGAGAGGCGATCCCAATAGCGGCTAACCGGCCTCAGGCTGTCATTGGTACTGAGGGTCGCATCGTGGTACTGCTCGATTTGCTGTAATACCGGGTCGGGCTGACGGCTGGCAAACAGATCGCCCGGCAGCAGCAATAGCGGAATGCGGTTAGCGGTAGCGGTGGCGGCCGCAGTCACCAGATTCGCCGCGCCCGGCCCAACCGATGTCGTCACCGCCATCACACGCAGGCGGCGGTGCTGCCTGGCAAAACCAATGGCGATGTGCGCCATTCCCTGTTCATTACAGCCCTGATACACGCGCAAGTGCCCCGGTTCCTGCTCCAGCGCTTGCCCGATGCCCAGCACATTGCCGTGGCCAAAAATAGTCATCACCCCGGCAAACAGCGGGGTTTCCACACCATCGACCTCAAGGTATTGCTGATTCAGAAACTTAACCAGCGCCTGCGCCATGGTCATGTTCAATGTTTGCATCGCTCTGCTCCTGCACCTGAAGTGGCATTATTCCAGCGTCGGCATCACAAAATGGCTGGTGTGCTGCGTAAGCCTGATGCTGGCAGGCCAGCGGCTGGTCACGGTTTTCATGCGGGTATAAAAACGCACGCCGTCATTGCCGTGTACATTGAGCGCACCAAAGATAGAGCGTTTCCAGCCGCCAAAGCTGTGAAACGCCATCGGCACCGGGATCGGCACGTTTACGCCGACCATCCCCGCCTGCACCTCCTCGCTGAACTGGCGTGCAGTATCGCCATCACGGGTAAAAATCGCCGCGCCGTTACCGTACTCATGCTGGTTGATAAGCGTCAGCGCGGTCTGGTAGTCCGGCACGCGCACCACCGCAAGCACCGGGCCGAAAATCTCTTTCCGGTAAATATCCATCTGCGGCGTCACGTTATCAAACAGCGTCGGGCCGACAAAATAACCCTGCTCATGCCCCGCTACGCGAAGGGCACGGCCATCCACCCGCAGCGTTGCGCCCTGCTCAACGCCGCGCTGAATATAACCGATGATGCTGTCACGGTGAGCCGCCGAAATCACCGGCCCCATGTCATACTCTTTTTCCTCTGTCAGGCCGGGGCCGACGCGCATGGCGGCAATCTGCCGCTCCAGCGACTGGCACAGCGCTTCCGCCGTCTCATCACCCACCGCCACCACCACCGATAACGCCATGCAGCGCTCGCCTGCCGCGCCGTAAGCGGCTCCCAGAATCGCGCTGGCGGCCATGTCCATGTCGGCATCCGGCATCAGGATGCAGTGATTTTTCGCACCGCCTAATGCCTGACAGCGCTTGCCGTGCACCGAGGCGGTACGGTAGATGTACTCCGCCACCGGCGTCGAGCCGACAAAACTCACCGCCTGAACGCGCGCATCACTGAGCAGGACATCCACCGCTTCTTTGTCGCCTTGTACCACGTTAAAGACCCCCGGCGGTAAACCGGCGGCGCTCAGTAATTGCGCCAGCAGCAGCGACAGCGAAGGATCTTTCTCCGACGGCTTAAGCACAAAGGTATTACCGGTCGCCAGCGCAATCGGGAACATCCACATCGGCACCATCGCCGGGAAGTTAAACGGCGTAATGCCCACGCACACCCCCAAAGGCTGCATCAGCGAATGGCTGTCCACCCCGCTGCCGACATTCGCCGAGTGTTCGCCTTTTTGCAGGTGCGCCATGCCACAGGCAAACTCAACCACCTCGATGCCACGGGTCAGTTCGCCGAGCGCATCAGAGTAAACTTTGCCATGCTCATCAGAGATAACGCGCGCCAGCTTATCCATATTCTCTTCCAGCAGCGCCTTAAAACGGAATAACACACGAGCCCGGCGCAGCGGCGACTGCCTGGCCCAGTCGGGGAACGCGTTGGCCGCCGCGTGGATAGCCTGTTCAACTTCCGCCGCGCTGCTTAATGCCACCTGCCGCGTTTGCTCGCCTGTCGCCGGGTTATACACCGGGGCAAACCGGCCACTGTGACTTTCTGCGCGCTCGCCGTGGATAAAATTCGAGACCGTTTCCATCATGACACCTCCGCTGGGGTTAAGGGGCAATTGGCTGCTACCGCATTACTGTATATGAAATGAAAATTTCATTTTAATAGGAAATAAAATAAATGTTGATTATTGTGATCCAGCGTGGATTTTCGAAAAACCCAGCAATAACGCGACCCGATAGCGTTTTATCGTTCAGTTAAGCGGCGAGCCAATTGAATTATTTATTCTATTTTTCACGTTAAACATCAGAAAACGGTTTGAAATGCCGGTTCAACTCACTAGAATCTGAGCGACTGTATCCCGCCTGCGTGACGGAGAAGAATCATGGCGATGGCGACCAACCTGAGAGAATTACAACAGCAAATCCGCGCCCGGTACGACACACTCAGCAAACGCCTGCAACAAGTGGCCCGCTATGTGCTTGATAACACCAATAGCGTCGCGTTCGACACCGTAGCCATCATCGCCGAGCAAGCCGATGTGCCGCCGTCCACGCTTATCCGTTTTGCCAATGCGTTTGAGTTCAGCGGGTTCAATGAAATGAAACAGCTGTTTCGCATGAATCTGGTTGAGGAAACCGCCAGCTACACTGACCGCGCGCGGCTATTCCGTGAAATGGAAGAAGCCGCGCCAGAACGCCCGCAAGACATATTGCATGAGTTTGCGCGATCTAACGCCCAGGCGATGCAACAGCTCGCCACGCGTACCGCGCCTGAAACGCTGGAAAAAGCCGTCGAGTGGCTGGCGCAGGCGCAAACCATTTATATCGTCGGGCTACGACGTTCATTTAGCGTGGCGGCGTACATGGCGTATGCGTTAAGCCATCTGGAGAGTCGGCCGGTACTGGTCAATGGGCTGGGCGGCATGTTTCACGAGCAGCTATGTCGGGTCAGCGAACAGGATGTGGTGGTGTCCATCAGTTTTTCGCCCTACGCGCCCGAAACCGTGATGGCAAGCGAACTAGCCGCCCGCGCCGGGGCGCGCCAGATAGTCATCACCGACAGCCAACTCAGCCCGCTTGCCAGCCTCAGCGATGTCTGTTTCGTGGTAAAGGAAGCGCAGGTGGATGCGTTCCGCTCCCAGTCAGCGACGCTCTGTTTGGTGCAATCGCTGATGGTGTCGCTGGCCTACCGTCAGGGCAACCGCCAGCCAACACGGCAATTATCCTCGCCACCTGCCGCCAAATGACCGCGTGTTTCGCTGCGCCTGCGCCGATGACCATCGCGCGGCGACAGCCTCATCACTCGCCATGAACCGGAAAATCATGGCGAATATTGCCGCATTCACATGCACGTATCTGATGGAAAAAAGTCCCGTCGTCCGGCCTGAAATGATACTCTTGCAGCCCTAGATCAAATAACGTCTTATCAGGCAGTAGCCAGTACAACTGATCCCATAACGGAAAGAGTGATATGAGTAAAATTCGGGTTGGCGTGGTTTTTGGTGGTAAATCCTCTGAGCACGAAGTGTCTCTCCAGTCGGCAAAGAATATTGTGGATGCCATTGATAAAACGCGGTTCGATGTCGTGTTGTTGGGCATCGACAAGCAAGGCGAATGGCACGTTAATGACGCCTCCAACTACCTGCTGAACGCGGATAATCCCAAGCTTATCGCCCTTAATCGCTCCAGCCAGAATGTGGCGTTGATTCCGGGGCAAACCCATCATCAGTTGATTGACACCCAGGGCGCGGGCGCGCTATCGCAGATTGACGTTATTTTCCCTATCGTACACGGCACGCTGGGCGAAGACGGTTCGCTGCAAGGGTTGCTGCGTATGGCGAATATCCCGTTTGTCGGCAGCAGCGTGCTGGGCTCGGCAGTCAGCATGGATAAAGACATCACCAAACGGTTATTGCGCGATGCCGGTTTACAGGTCGCCCCGTTCGTGACGCTGACGCGCGCCAACCGCGCGCGCCACAGTTATGACAGCCTGAGCGCGGAATTAGGCCTGCCGCTGTTCGTCAAACCGGCGAATCAGGGGTCATCGGTTGGCGTCAGCAAGGTGCGCAACCGCGCCGAGTTCGACGAGGCGCTGGCGCTGGCCTTCCGTTATGACCACAAAGTGCTGGTCGAGTCGGCGATTGTCGGGCGGGAAATCGAATGCGCGGTACTCGGTAATGACTACCCGAAAGCCAGTCTGTGCGGCGAAATCGTCCTGCATGACGAATTCTACTCTTACGATACCAAGTACATCAGTGAAGCCGGTGCAGCGGTGGCGATCCCGGCCCCGATGGATGACGCCGTGCATCAGCGTATTCGTGAACTGGCGCTGCTGGCTTTCCAAACGCTGGATTGCCGTGGCATGGCGCGAGTAGACGTGTTCCTGACACCAGATAATCAGGTGATCGTCAATGAGATCAACACGCTGCCTGGTTTTACCAACATCAGCATGTACCCCAAACTCTGGGAAGCCAGCGGCCTTGGCTACAGCGAGTTAATTACGCAACTGATAGAACTGGCGCTGGAGCGCCATGCACAAGACACAAACCTGCAAAGTTCTGTCTCGCCAGAGTAACCCGGATGGTTCGCCGTGCGCCCGGCGCGGCGGTTGCGGCTATCCGCCAGCGTCTCGGCGAGCATGCGTCATTTTTACGACAACGGTATAACCGCAGGTCATATAAACGTAAGTCGTATAAATATAAGCCGTATAAACGCAAAGAGGGCGTACCAGTACGCCCTCTTGTCGCCAGCCAGCCCGGCTGACTAAGCCGGGTTTCTCTCATCAGCATCACACGCGGCTTAACATCGCAAAACTGTCGCTGGTCATAGATGGCTGAAAATTAATTACCTCATAGCTTGCCACCGCCTGAAACGGATCTTGTTTGAGAAAATCCTCCAGTGCGGCACGCTCAATACTGCGGGCCAGAATCACCCCGCCGGTACGCGGGTTCTTGCGCCCCGAGGCGATAAATATTCCCTGTTCATAGCCTCGTTTGAGCCAGGTGACGTGCGATTCCAAAAATCCCTCAACTTCATCCATTGGCGCTGTGTATGTCAGACTGATGATAAACATGGTCGTTCTCTTCATTATCAGTCGGCTATCGGCCAACGCCCGG is a window from the Dickeya lacustris genome containing:
- a CDS encoding CoA-acylating methylmalonate-semialdehyde dehydrogenase — encoded protein: METVSNFIHGERAESHSGRFAPVYNPATGEQTRQVALSSAAEVEQAIHAAANAFPDWARQSPLRRARVLFRFKALLEENMDKLARVISDEHGKVYSDALGELTRGIEVVEFACGMAHLQKGEHSANVGSGVDSHSLMQPLGVCVGITPFNFPAMVPMWMFPIALATGNTFVLKPSEKDPSLSLLLAQLLSAAGLPPGVFNVVQGDKEAVDVLLSDARVQAVSFVGSTPVAEYIYRTASVHGKRCQALGGAKNHCILMPDADMDMAASAILGAAYGAAGERCMALSVVVAVGDETAEALCQSLERQIAAMRVGPGLTEEKEYDMGPVISAAHRDSIIGYIQRGVEQGATLRVDGRALRVAGHEQGYFVGPTLFDNVTPQMDIYRKEIFGPVLAVVRVPDYQTALTLINQHEYGNGAAIFTRDGDTARQFSEEVQAGMVGVNVPIPVPMAFHSFGGWKRSIFGALNVHGNDGVRFYTRMKTVTSRWPASIRLTQHTSHFVMPTLE
- a CDS encoding MurR/RpiR family transcriptional regulator; translated protein: MAMATNLRELQQQIRARYDTLSKRLQQVARYVLDNTNSVAFDTVAIIAEQADVPPSTLIRFANAFEFSGFNEMKQLFRMNLVEETASYTDRARLFREMEEAAPERPQDILHEFARSNAQAMQQLATRTAPETLEKAVEWLAQAQTIYIVGLRRSFSVAAYMAYALSHLESRPVLVNGLGGMFHEQLCRVSEQDVVVSISFSPYAPETVMASELAARAGARQIVITDSQLSPLASLSDVCFVVKEAQVDAFRSQSATLCLVQSLMVSLAYRQGNRQPTRQLSSPPAAK
- the ddlA gene encoding D-alanine--D-alanine ligase; amino-acid sequence: MSKIRVGVVFGGKSSEHEVSLQSAKNIVDAIDKTRFDVVLLGIDKQGEWHVNDASNYLLNADNPKLIALNRSSQNVALIPGQTHHQLIDTQGAGALSQIDVIFPIVHGTLGEDGSLQGLLRMANIPFVGSSVLGSAVSMDKDITKRLLRDAGLQVAPFVTLTRANRARHSYDSLSAELGLPLFVKPANQGSSVGVSKVRNRAEFDEALALAFRYDHKVLVESAIVGREIECAVLGNDYPKASLCGEIVLHDEFYSYDTKYISEAGAAVAIPAPMDDAVHQRIRELALLAFQTLDCRGMARVDVFLTPDNQVIVNEINTLPGFTNISMYPKLWEASGLGYSELITQLIELALERHAQDTNLQSSVSPE
- a CDS encoding YciI family protein — its product is MFIISLTYTAPMDEVEGFLESHVTWLKRGYEQGIFIASGRKNPRTGGVILARSIERAALEDFLKQDPFQAVASYEVINFQPSMTSDSFAMLSRV